The DNA segment CAAAAATTGTCGCGATTACCGTGCCCGGCACCCCTTGGTATGACAGTTGGATGGTGATGGACCAACGCCTGAAAGCCTATGCTGAGCAACCGATAAAGCCAGTGTTTTATATCTCGGGACAGCTGGGCAGCGAAGAGAGCGCGCTGTCGCAATTGCGTCGCGGCAGGGTTCAGCTGGGAGGCTTTTCCCTGCAAGGCGCCTCATCCATTGTGCCTGAACTTGGCCTGCTGCTAGCGCCCTATCTCTTTGATACGCTGGAAGAAGTCGACTTTGTGATGGATACCACCATCAGCCCCGCCTTTAGCGACATGTTTGCCAGTCAGGGCCTGATATTACTGGGCTGGGCCGAAGTTGGCTGGACCAATGTCTACTCCAGAGACCCAATTATCACTCCCGCTGACGCAAATCATAAAAAGCTCCGCTCCAGCAATGCCAAGTCCTCTCAATTGCTGGTACAGGCTATTGGTGCGGATATGGTGCCATTACCCTTCCCGGATATTATGCCGTCCTTACAGACTGGCCTGATTGATGGCGGTGAGAGCGGCAGTATCTTTTACGCACTGGCCGGTATCCCCAAAGAAGCACCGCACCTGACACTGACACGCCACGCCTTTGATACCGGCATGTTTTTAGCCAATAAGGCCTGGTTTGATGCTCTCACACCCTATCAACAGGATGCGTTAAGAAACAGCCTGCCCACGTTGCAGGAGTTAAGGTCAGCTGTACGAGCCAGCGAAGCTGCGCTGCTAGCCGACCCCGCCAGCCGAGGCGTTACTCTGCACCAACCCACTGCGGCTGAGCGCCAGTTATGGAAGCAGGCAACCGCTAAAAATCATCAACGGCTGATTGATGGTATTGGTGGCGATGCCGAGAAGATTTATCAGTTGCTGCAGGAAGGGAAGAAAAAATTTAGCACACGGGATTAAACCTTTTATTCGGCTTTTCGCATTGCTGTCTGGGTGAATATCTGTGATCCCTCTTTTTCACACCCCTGATACCCAAGCCCTCACTCTTCAAGTTCCGGCAGTCTTGTAGGGTGGATTATAATCCACCAAACCCACACAAGAGCCGTCATCACCGGTGGATTACAATCCACCCTACGGGCTAACAGAAATGCCAGTAGCAGCATGCGAAATCGGGAATAAGATTAAATCAAAAATAAACTCAACTGCGGAACCAGTGCCACAATCAATAAACCCAACATCATCAATAAAATAAAGGGCACCGCTGCCTTACACACTTCCAAAAAGCTTTCGTTAAACGCACTCATGGCAATAATTAAATTCAGGCCCATTGGCGGCGTTAAATAACCTATCTCTAAATTGACGATCATCATAATGCCGAAATGAATGGTATTAAAATCCAGGCTATTAGCAATCGGCTTTAATAGCGGTGCAAGAATTAAAATAGCTGAACCAATATCAATAATACTGCCGGTTAATAACAACAGAACATTACTCAACAATAAAAAGGTAGGGCGAGTATCAATATATTGAGACA comes from the Oceanicoccus sagamiensis genome and includes:
- a CDS encoding TRAP transporter substrate-binding protein, with the translated sequence MNPTLPNPLFRLIVSFLLVMPLLSACGQQQAPANEAKIVAITVPGTPWYDSWMVMDQRLKAYAEQPIKPVFYISGQLGSEESALSQLRRGRVQLGGFSLQGASSIVPELGLLLAPYLFDTLEEVDFVMDTTISPAFSDMFASQGLILLGWAEVGWTNVYSRDPIITPADANHKKLRSSNAKSSQLLVQAIGADMVPLPFPDIMPSLQTGLIDGGESGSIFYALAGIPKEAPHLTLTRHAFDTGMFLANKAWFDALTPYQQDALRNSLPTLQELRSAVRASEAALLADPASRGVTLHQPTAAERQLWKQATAKNHQRLIDGIGGDAEKIYQLLQEGKKKFSTRD